A segment of the Fusobacterium ulcerans genome:
ATGATCAGGTAGTAAGAGATAAAGTACTTGATAGAAAAAAATAATATATTTTTAGCATTTTGATGTCTTTAAATATTAAGAAATATGTTACCAAAACTTACATATTGAAGAGATTTCAAATAGATAAATTATAAATTCAAGTTGTTTTAAAAACTGTTTGATTTAATAGATAAAAAATGATAGAGTGTATTAAAAGTCTTTGACGGAGGTAGAAATAATGTATAAAAAAATAGTAACTTTTTTAGCAGCAGGAGCTCTTTTAGTTGGATGCTCTAGTATAGGAACTGGAAAAAACGATATAAAAAGTATAGAAAAGCAGGAATTTCTATTAACTAATATGTATAAAGATGCAAACATAACTATCGCTTTTGAAGGAGATAGAGTGTATGGATTCTCAGGTGTAAACAGATACTTTGGCGGAGCTAAAATAGATGGAGAAAATATAGAAGTTCTTAATGTAGCTTCTACTATGATGGCTGGTCCAGAAAACAGAATGCAGGCTGAAAGCGGATATATCAAGCTTTTAAATGAAGCAGACAAGATAGAAGTTAAAAATGATAGTATCATATTACTTACTAAAGATAATGAAAAACTAATATTTGAAAAAAAGTAATCAGATAATTTAGTGAAGGTACATAAAAAACTGTAAAATATTTTAGTGTTTTTATATAGAAACAAGCTAAAAATTATTTAGACAGAATAAACTTGATATTATTAATGCAACTGTAACTTTATTGTCACAAGATTGGATTAAATTGAATCAGAATTTCCCTCTATGCAATTAGAGGGATTTGAATTTTTTGTAAAAAATATATAAGGAGAGGAAAATGTCTAAAAGTATTAGCTTGGGTAAAGATCCAGTATGGAAACTGTTTTTAAATTTCTCTATCCCAGCAGTAACAGGTATGATAGTAACAGCTATGTATTCTATTGTGGATGGGATATTTGTAGGTCGTGGAGTAGGAGCAGATGGACTTGCTGCTTTAAATTTGGGGTATCCAATAGTAAATTTTGGAGCTGCTTTAAGTCTGATGTTTGGAATAGGAGGAGCGACCCTTATTTCATTGAATCCGAAAGATAAGGAATTTTGCAATAGATGTTTTTCATATATAATTGTGCTTAATGTCACAGCATATCTTCTTATACTACTTTTAGTTGTATTTTTTAATGAGAGAATAATAAGGCTTATGGGAGCAAATGACAATCTTCTCCCAATGGTAAAAGCATATATGTATCCCTGTACAGCAGCACTTGGATTTTTGATGATATCCAACAGCTTGAATGCTGTAGTAAGAAACGACAAAGCACCAGCTTATGCTTTTATTTCAATGGTAATAGGAGCTGTTACAAATATATTTCTAGATTGGCTTTTCATAATGAAGTTTGGTTTTGGAATATTCGGAGCAGCTACAGCCACAGGAATAGGACAGTTATTTTCAATGCTTTTCCTTGTGAGATATTTTATGAAGCCAGGTTCAAGATTCAAGTTTTCATTTGAAAATCGTATAAAAATGGATGTAATGAAAAAAATAGCAGCTATAGGTTTTCCATCATTTATAATGGAATTTACAGTGGCACTTATAACAATTCTCTTCAATATCTCCTTTATGAAATATAGTGGAGAGATGGGAGTTTCAGCTTTTTGTATAGTTGGATATGTATTTTATATATTCAGAATGCTGTACAATGGAATGGGACAGGGAATACAGCCGATAGTAAGCTATAATTATGGAGAAAATAAATTAGACAGAGTGGAAGCTACATATAAGATAGGGCATAAAATATCATTTGTAATAGCTGTTGTGATACTTATTTGGGTAAACTTCTTTGGAAGCAGCCTTATAAGATTATTCAATGATGACCCTGAACTTATAAAAGCAGCAGGACATGGACTAAGATTGTATGCAAGTGCAATAATCTTTGTAGGAGCTAACTTTATAAATATATCTTTCCTTCAGTCAAAGGATAAATCGAAAGCAGCAAATATACTTTCAGTATTGAGAAGTACAGTATTTGTACTTATAGGGCTTTTGATTCTTCCAAAGTTTCTGGGAGAAAATGGAATATGGCTGGCTTTGCCATTTTCTGATTTGATGACATTCCTGTCGACTTTAGTATTAAAGAAAAAAACAGATATATTTTAGAATGAAGAGAACCAGAATAAAATAAATATAATAAAGCAGATTGAATTAAAAATTAAGTTGTTTTGAAGTGAGCCCAAATTGCTGGATGATATTCAGCAACAAGGGTTCATTTTTTATGAATTAAAATCTATATAAAACATTTGAGAAAATAATTAGTATACAATTTTTCTTAATTTAGTCTAAAGTACTGTAAAAAACAGCATTTAAAATTTTTAATTAAAAGAGTGAAAAAAAACGGGAAATGTACTATAATGAAGAGAGAGAATTGTGCGTAGGGGGAGTAGCAATGGATATAAAAAGAGAGTGGAGAAGAAATAAAAAAGTATTTGCAGCAATTATGGCAATAGCCCTTCCTGCAATAGCTGACTTATTTGTTCAAACACTGTTGGGATTTTTCGACATGATAATGGTTGGAAAACTGGGGCCAGTGGCAATAAGTTCAGTAGGAGTAGGGAATGCTCCAGTGCAGGCAGTTATTCCAGTATTCTTTGCAATAAGTATTGGGACGACGGCGATAGTCAGCAGGGCATTTGGATCAGATAATAAAAAAGAAGGTAAAAATTCAATGGCACAGAGTATAATACTTTCTGTACCATTTTCTATTATTATAGCAGGTCTGTTGCTAGTATTTGGAGGGAATATACTTAGTCTGGTAGGAAGAGCAGATGACATGG
Coding sequences within it:
- a CDS encoding META domain-containing protein; translated protein: MYKKIVTFLAAGALLVGCSSIGTGKNDIKSIEKQEFLLTNMYKDANITIAFEGDRVYGFSGVNRYFGGAKIDGENIEVLNVASTMMAGPENRMQAESGYIKLLNEADKIEVKNDSIILLTKDNEKLIFEKK
- a CDS encoding MATE family efflux transporter yields the protein MSKSISLGKDPVWKLFLNFSIPAVTGMIVTAMYSIVDGIFVGRGVGADGLAALNLGYPIVNFGAALSLMFGIGGATLISLNPKDKEFCNRCFSYIIVLNVTAYLLILLLVVFFNERIIRLMGANDNLLPMVKAYMYPCTAALGFLMISNSLNAVVRNDKAPAYAFISMVIGAVTNIFLDWLFIMKFGFGIFGAATATGIGQLFSMLFLVRYFMKPGSRFKFSFENRIKMDVMKKIAAIGFPSFIMEFTVALITILFNISFMKYSGEMGVSAFCIVGYVFYIFRMLYNGMGQGIQPIVSYNYGENKLDRVEATYKIGHKISFVIAVVILIWVNFFGSSLIRLFNDDPELIKAAGHGLRLYASAIIFVGANFINISFLQSKDKSKAANILSVLRSTVFVLIGLLILPKFLGENGIWLALPFSDLMTFLSTLVLKKKTDIF